A segment of the Romboutsia sp. 13368 genome:
GCAGAAGCAACCAGACTCATTAGGTATACAAGGAACAATAGAAAAGGCTATCTATGATATAACAAAAGAAGAAGTTAAGCTTACAGGATCAGGTAGAACTGATGCAGGAGTTCATGCATTAGGACAAGTTGCTAATTTTAAGTTAGAAAATGCTATACCTGCAGATAAAATACCAAATGCATTAAACGCTAAGTTACCTAAAGATATTTCTATAATTGATTGTGTAGAAGTTAATGATGAATTTCATTCTAGATATAATGCAAATGGAAAGACATATAGGTATTTAATATACAATGGTATGTATAGAAGTCCTATATACAAAGATATATCATACCATGTTAAATATGAACTTGATTTTGATAAAATGGTTAATGAATCAAAAAGTTTAATTGGAATTCATGATTTTAAAGGATTTATGAGCTCTGGTTCAGCTGTTAAAGATACTGTGAGAGAAATATATGATATAAGATTGAATAAACAAGAAAATCTTATTATATTAGAAGTAGAAGGAAACGGGTTCTTATATAATATGGTAAGGATAATAGTGGGAACATTAGTAGATATAGGTAGAGGAAGAATTAGTAAGAGCTTGAAAGAAATAGTAGAATCCAAACAAAGAGGTGAGTGTGGACATACTGCACCAGCACACGGATTATTTCTTAAAAAAGTTGATTATTAGCTTGACACACCAGGGGGCATGTATTAAAATAAATTAGAGTGTTAATAAGTCCACTTGCCCCGGACTTGACATAAACGGTAAAATTTTTATATGAAAAAAAGTTAAGGAGGGACAACTATGAAAAGTTATATAGCTAAGCCAGCTGATGTACAAAGAAAATGGTACATCGTTGATGCTGAAGGAAAAACATTAGGTCGTTTAGCAACTGAAATAGCGACAGTATTAAGAGGAAAGCACAAAGTTACTTTCACACCACACGTTGACGGAGGGGACTTCGTTGTTGTTGTAAACGCTGAGAAAGTAGTTTTAACAGGAAAGAAATTAGATCAAAAAATGTACAGATACCACACTGGATATGTAGGTGGATTAAAAGAAATAACTTACAGAGAAATGATGGCTAAGAAGCCTGAAGAAGTAATATCTCATGCAGTAAGCGGTATGTTATGTAAAAATAAATTAAGAAGTAGAATGATGACTAGATTAAGAGTATTCGCTGGACCAAACCACGATCATGCAGCTCAAAATCCAGAAGTTCTAAACTTCAAATAATAATTACGGGTGAAAGGAGGAGTTATCATGGCTAACGTTCAATACTACGGAACTGGAAGAAGAAAACACTCTGTTGCTAGAGTTAGATTAGTTGCAGGTGAAGGAAATATAATAGTAAATGGAAGAGCAGTTGAAGAATATTTCAACTACGAAACATTAATAAGAGATGTTAAACAACCATTAGTTTTAACTAACAATGAAAACAAATACGATGTAATAGTAAAAGTTGAAGGTGGAGGATTCACTGGACAAGCTGGTGCTATAAGACATGGTATATCTAGAGCTTTATTAAAAGCTGATGAAGAGTTAAGAGGAGCTTTAAAGAAAGAAGGATTCTTAACTAGAGATGCTAGAATGAAGGAAAGAAAGAAATACGGATTAAAGGCAGCAAGAAGAGCTCCACAATTCTCAAAGAGATAATTTTATACTGTATTTTTTCAAAAGACTTTGGAATATTCCAAAGTCTTTTTTTATATAAATGTATAGGGTGATAATTTGAAAAAGTACATAAAGCATATGGTTTTTGTAATAGTAAGCTTAGTTTTAATGGTAGCTTCTATATATGAAATAAAGGAGAACTCTGAGGATGTAATGAAGTACATGCCTGTAACTAATAAGGTTATAGTACTTGATGCAGGGCATGGGGGAATGGACTCTGGTACACTAAGTAGTGATAAAACAGTAGTTGAAAAAGAAATTAATTTGTTGATTACTCATAAAATAAGAGAGTTATTAGAGTCAAGTGGAGCTCATGTAATACTTACTAGAGAAGATGACAGTAGCTTATATATAGAAGATGGGAAGAAAACAATAAGACAAAAATATAATGAAAACTTAAAAAATAGAAAGCAAATAATAGAAGAGTCTAATGCAGACATGTTTGTATCTATACATATGAATGCTTTAACTGGGGCAGGGGCATCAAAATACTATGGTGCACAAACCTTTTATCCATCAGGAAAAGAAGATTCAATAAAATTATCTAAAACTATACAACAAGAGCTTAAAAGAGTTGTAGATAATACAAATAATAGAGAAATTAAACCTAGGGATGATTTATATTTATTAAAGGATAATAAAATTCCATCAGTATTAATAGAATGTGGGTTTTTATCTAATGAAAAAGAAGCTAAATTATTAACTGATGAAGAATATCAAGAAAAAATTGCATGGGCTATATATGTTGGAATTCAAAATTATTTCACTACTAAGTAGTATAAAAAATTATAATTGTGATAAGAATAAGCTATGTCTAAAGTTAGTAGATATGGCTTATTTTATTAAATAATATAAAAAATATAAAAAAGTTTNNNAGTGTTGACKATRTWAAAATAAGATGATATAGTTATACTTGTCCTTAAGAAAAGGGCAAAACAAAAATGAACTTTGAAAATTAAACAGTAGGTTAATTTATAGAATTACAACTAACAAACCAAGCCAGATATTCAGATAATGATTAGTCTGAGCAGGTAACAACTTTTATTTGAGAGTTTGATCCTGGCTCAGGATGAACGCTGGCGGCGTGCCTAACACATGCAAGTCGAGCGAACCCTTCGGGGTGAGCGGCGGACGGGTGAGTAACGCGTGGGTAACCTGCCCTATACACACGGATAACATACCGAAAGGTATGCTAATACGAGATAATATGCTTTTATCGCATGGTAGAAGTATCAAAGCTTTTGCGGTACAGGATGGACCCGCGTCTGATTAGCTAGTTGGTGAGGTAACGGCTCACCAAGGCGACGATCAGTAGCCGACCTGAGAGGGTGATCGGCCACATTGGAACTGAGACACGGTCCAAACTCCTACGGGAGGCAGCAGTGGGGAATATTGCACAATGGGCGAAAGCCTGATGCAGCAACGCCGCGTGAGCGATGAAGGCCTTCGGGTCGTAAAGCTCTGTCCTCAAGGAAGATAATGACGGTACTTGAGGAGGAAGCCCCGGCTAACTACGTGCCAGCAGCCGCGGTAATACGTAGGGGGCTAGCGTTATCCGGAATTACTGGGCGTAAAGGGTGCGTAGGTGGTTTCTTAAGTCAGAGGTGAAAGGCTACGGCTCAACCGTAGTAAGCCTTTGAAACTGGGAAACTTGAGTGCAGGAGAGGAGAGTGGAATTCCTAGTGTAGCGGTGAAATGCGTAGATATTAGGAGGAACACCAGTTGCGAAGGCGGCTCTCTGGACTGTAACTGACACTGAGGCACGAAAGCGTGGGGAGCAAACAGGATTAGATACCCTGGTAGTCCACGCCGTAAACGATGAGTACTAGCTGTCGGAGGTTACCCCCTTCGGTGGCGCAGCTAACGCATTAAGTACTCCGCCTGGGAAGTACGCTCGCAAGAGTGAAACTCAAAGGAATTGACGGGGACCCGCACAAGTAGCGGAGCATGTGGTTTAATTCGAAGCAACGCGAAGAACCTTACCTAAGCTTGACATCCTTTTGACCTCTCCCTAATCGGAGATTTCCCTTCGGGGACAGAAGTGACAGGTGGTGCATGGTTGTCGTCAGCTCGTGTCGTGAGATGTTGGGTTAAGTCCCGCAACGAGCGCAACCCTTGCCTTTAGTTGCCAGCATTAAGTTGGGCACTCTAGAGGGACTGCCAGGGATAACCTGGAGGAAGGTGGGGATGACGTCAAATCATCATGCCCCTTATGCTTAGGGCTACACACGTGCTACAATGGGTGGTACAGAGGGCAGCCAAGTCGTGAGGCGGAGCTAATCCCTTAAAGCCATTCTCAGTTCGGATTGTAGGCTGAAACTCGCCTACATGAAGCTGGAGTTACTAGTAATCGCAGATCAGAATGCTGCGGTGAATGCGTTCCCGGGTCTTGTACACACCGCCCGTCACACCACGGAAGTTGGGGGCGCCCGAAGCCGGATTGCTAATCTTTTGGAAGCGTCCGTCGAAGGTGAAATCAATAACTGGGGTGAAGTCGTAACAAGGTAGCCGTATCGGAAGGTGCGGCTGGATCACCTCCTTTCTAAGGAGAATTACCTACTGTTTAATTTTGAGGGTTCTTAATAAAAATTAAAAACTCTATTGACAAACTTCGACATATATTATAAAATATAATTCGTTGTTAAAATAAAATATAGAATGTAGCTCAGCTGGGAGAGCACTTGCCTTGCACGCAAGGGGTCAGGAGTTCGATCCTCCTCATCTCCACCATTAGTACTTTGAAAACTGCATAACATTTAGTGATATGACATCATTTTAAATATATATGACAAGAAAAGTCTTAAAAATTACAACTTTAAGCACTGGAATAAACTGAGTGAATACGAAGTTTGTTCAGTAGCGATAACTTTTTAATAACTGGTCAAGTTATTAAGGGTGCAGGGCGGATGCCTTGGCACTAGGAGCCGATGAAGGACGTGATAAGCTGCGATAAGCTTCGGGGAGTTGCACGTAAACTTTGATCCGAAGATTTCCGAATGAGGAAACTCACTTAGAGTAATGTCTAAGTATCGTTAAGTGAATACATAGCTTAGCGAGGGGAACCCGGGGAACTGAAACATCTAAGTACCCGGAGGAAGAGAAAGAAATTCGATTTCGTAAGTAGCGGCGAGCGAACGCGGAACAGGCCAAACCAATGAAGTTTACTTCGTTGGGGTTGCGGACATACGACATGGAAAGATATCGTAGATGAAGAGAGTTGGAAAGCTCCGCTATAAAGTGTAATAGCCACGTAGTCAAAACGAGAAAAATACTAGTATGATCCAGAGTACCACGGGACACGTGAAACCCTGTGGGAAGCAGGAGGGACCATCCTCCAAGCCTAAATACTACCTAGTGACCGATAGCGTATAGTACCGTGAGGGAAAGGTGAAAAGAACCCCGGGAGGGGAGTGAAAGAGAACCTGAAACCCTGCACTTACAAGCTGTGGGAGCACATTACTTGTGTGACCGCGTACTTTTTGTAGAACGGGCCAACGAGTTACGATATGCAGCAAGGTTAAGCACTTAAGGTGTGGAGCCGTAGCGAAAGCGAGTCTTAAATGGGCGACATTAGTTACTTGGCGTAGACCCGAAACCGGGCGACCTATCCATGAGCAGGTTGAAGCGAAAGTAAAATTTCGTGGAGGACCGAACCCACGAGCGTTGAAAAGCTCGGGGATGACTTGTGGATAGCGGTGAAATTCCAATCGAGCCCGGAGATAGCTGGTTCTCCCCGAAATAGCTTTAGGGCTAGCCTCAAGGTTGAGAGAAGCGGAGGTAGAGCACTGAATGTCCTAGGGGGTA
Coding sequences within it:
- the truA gene encoding tRNA pseudouridine(38-40) synthase TruA produces the protein MRNLKITIQYNGSNYCGWQKQPDSLGIQGTIEKAIYDITKEEVKLTGSGRTDAGVHALGQVANFKLENAIPADKIPNALNAKLPKDISIIDCVEVNDEFHSRYNANGKTYRYLIYNGMYRSPIYKDISYHVKYELDFDKMVNESKSLIGIHDFKGFMSSGSAVKDTVREIYDIRLNKQENLIILEVEGNGFLYNMVRIIVGTLVDIGRGRISKSLKEIVESKQRGECGHTAPAHGLFLKKVDY
- the rplM gene encoding 50S ribosomal protein L13, which encodes MKSYIAKPADVQRKWYIVDAEGKTLGRLATEIATVLRGKHKVTFTPHVDGGDFVVVVNAEKVVLTGKKLDQKMYRYHTGYVGGLKEITYREMMAKKPEEVISHAVSGMLCKNKLRSRMMTRLRVFAGPNHDHAAQNPEVLNFK
- the cwlD gene encoding N-acetylmuramoyl-L-alanine amidase CwlD, producing the protein MKKYIKHMVFVIVSLVLMVASIYEIKENSEDVMKYMPVTNKVIVLDAGHGGMDSGTLSSDKTVVEKEINLLITHKIRELLESSGAHVILTREDDSSLYIEDGKKTIRQKYNENLKNRKQIIEESNADMFVSIHMNALTGAGASKYYGAQTFYPSGKEDSIKLSKTIQQELKRVVDNTNNREIKPRDDLYLLKDNKIPSVLIECGFLSNEKEAKLLTDEEYQEKIAWAIYVGIQNYFTTK
- the rpsI gene encoding 30S ribosomal protein S9: MANVQYYGTGRRKHSVARVRLVAGEGNIIVNGRAVEEYFNYETLIRDVKQPLVLTNNENKYDVIVKVEGGGFTGQAGAIRHGISRALLKADEELRGALKKEGFLTRDARMKERKKYGLKAARRAPQFSKR